Proteins co-encoded in one Fusarium musae strain F31 chromosome 3, whole genome shotgun sequence genomic window:
- a CDS encoding hypothetical protein (EggNog:ENOG41) encodes MADTERTILDFYQIPTLYPTEWPAEKDLEDLDDDDEGEKNAAIKRRQSRYQALERAVSQRRSNIPREDDQGGVGNIVQKDEPDPLGTTDSVVRTLKHLGLPLQDDHRLPLFLSQMHATADTRSLLNGLDVLSQSIDQKSASLKVLVETNFERFVKAKATIDNVYKEMKYRGMEPPDANNAHSNAAQRRSYRNSVAGGAGLGINNPLTSPNIDTRKKNALTKESEYGVLGIKGPLLEVSAKAEDVWGPALGGREKEENLKTVSNHLTRFKDYVELSTSIADSIKRKDYESLVDEFSRARKIADEARRLTEEIGDETPTEPQLYQLLIAGRMWYDVDQQIRAFKRDIWKRLVTLHTASRMDGTTGRIQDQHMELIGLLLELGADDNPIWVWLLSRYDHLKGKIQSTADRSKVEIEVLRRRLASNDKPNPNIIAAHLRSLGRPVIEDKPLTFDSPEVIELWEKMLSFLNSLLSSEGILGEVIEFWQTVQGFINGSAQAALPVGYRGESRHHHELSPQSVDELRKGAVELVDLLREHTYSFFVDMPPEDVSLLFSPIPNTPAPTTPGSAALSSPRDPRFNFDPNNMPPPSPKRGEVWEKLAFWPPWSNSISGVHYLSKMLTLVGAGAGDLACIEPIESGESQVIDRLRSLVGGSRERCVTALCAAWNRDAENIKYVEDWQRSVEMGDVTRMPASFAAFEGAVLSGMQKILYIPDAMSRSGSGDIVLPPPTKLLMMVRSQYVTTLYKALSGMVENAERSLKKTEDDWLIDSERSLALAATPSMAGKGALDSGDRNIRMLMTLSNLSSLRSQVVPSLNLQFENAFSVKLTDESKKIREVLGQIHERLFQSYTKQSIERLRDVIQSGISAPDWAPGQGQRTQTAKPYVYEALLTLVLVHSQVSTTAPALTVEVLSFLLEQTSTQLLEAFRRRPRYTLEALMQATLDVEFVAQTLSHYTSERASELQSQIYQELDARTDNEARARLQGELSEMRNVLKRLREASKNEFACFKKPKRPGHGPSRNNSGLSGISA; translated from the exons ATGGCCGATACCGAGCGTACGATCCTCGATTTTTACCAGATTCCTACTCTGTATCCTACAGAATGGCCAGCTGAGAAGGACCTGGAAGActtggacgatgatgatgaaggcgaGAAAAATGCTGCTATAAAACGAAGACAGTCCCGTTATCAGGCGCTCGAGAGAGCCGTGAGCCAACGAAGGAGCAACATTCCCAGAGAAGACGACCAAGGAGGTGTTGGAAACATTGTTCAAAAAGACGAGCCGGATCCGCTAGGGACTACCGATAGCGTCGTCAGAACACTGAAGCATCTTGGTCTGCCCCTCCAAGATGACCACCGACTAC ctctcttcctctcccagATGCATGCTACTGCCGACACTCGGAGTCTTCTTAATGGTCTCGATGTTCTATCACAATCCATCGATCAAAAGTCAGCGTCCCTCAAGGTCCTCGTCGAGACCAACTTCGAAAGATtcgtcaaagccaaagcaaCAATAGATAATGTCTATAAGGAGATGAAATACCGCGGAATGGAACCACCTGACGCCAATAATGCGCATTCCAATGCAGCCCAGCGTCGCAGTTATCGCAATAGTGTGGCGGGCGGTGCTGGGTTAGGAATCAACAATCCTCTGACATCTCCTAATATTGACACGCGTAAAAAGAATGCACTGACAAAAGAGAGCGAGTACGGCGTGCTGGGAATAAAGGGCCCTCTACTGGAAGTTTCTGCAAAGGCTGAGGACGTATGGGGGCCTGCTttaggaggaagagagaaggagGAAAACCTCAAAACCGTTTCAAATCATCTCACAAGATTCAAGGACTACGTTGAGCTGAGCACGTCGATAGCAGACAGCATCAAACGCAAGGACTATGAATCTTTAGTCGACGAGTTCAGCAGGGCAAGGAAAATTGCAGACGAAGCTCGACGATTGACAGAGGAAATAGGGGACGAGACACCAACAGAGCCCCAACTTTACCAGTTGTTGATAGCGGGACGCATGTGGTACGATGTTGACCAGCAGATACGCGCCTTCAAACGCGACATCTGGAAGAGGCTGGTCACTCTTCACACCGCATCCAGGATGGATGGCACAACTGGCCGTATTCAAGACCAGCATATGGAACTCATCGGactgcttcttgagcttggcgcCGATGACAATCCCATCTGGGTGTGGCTCTTGAGTCGATACGACCATTTGAAGGGCAAAATTCAATCGACAGCAGACCGCTCAAAAGTTGAGATCGAGGTGCTTCGCCGCCGGCTGGCCAGTAACGATAAGCCGAACCCCAATATTATCGCTGCGCATCTTCGATCCCTAGGAAGGCCGGTGATTGAGGATAAACCTTTGACATTCGACTCGCCTGAAGTAATTGAGCTCTGGGAGAAGATGTTATCGTTCCTCAACAGTCTCCTATCAAGTGAAGGTATTCTGGGTGAGGTGATAGAGTTCTGGCAGACAGTGCAGGGGTTCATCAATGGGTCTGCTCAAGCCGCCCTCCCCGTTGGATATCGCGGCGAGTCTCGGCATCACCATGAACTCTCACCGCAGAGCGTTGACGAGTTACGAAAAGGAGCTGTGGAACTAGTGGACTTGCTCCGAGAACACACTTATTCATTCTTCGTGGATATGCCTCCCGAAGATGTATCACTGCTATTCTCACCAATCCCCAATACGCCAGCCCCGACGACGCCCGGATCCGCCGCATTGTCGTCTCCAAGAGATCCTCGCTTTAATTTCGATCCAAACAACATGCCTCCTCCGTCGCCCAAGAGGGGTGAAGTCTGGGAAAAGTTGGCATTCTGGCCTCCGTGGTCTAATTCCATCAGCGGTGTTCACTACCTGTCGAAGATGCTGACTTTAGTTGGCGCTGGAGCTGGCGACCTAGCATGTATTGAGCCAATAGAGTCCGGAGAAAGCCAGGTGATTGATCGCCTTAGGAGTCTTGTTGGGGGTTCCCGAGAGCGATGCGTGACAGCTTTGTGCGCAGCCTGGAACAGAGATGCCGAGAATATTAAGTATGTTGAGGACTGGCAGCGCTCGGTTGAGATGGGGGACGTGACACGAATGCCAGCTAGCTTCGCTGCCTTCGAAGGAGCAGTCCTATCAGGCATGCAGAAAATACTCTACATCCCCGACGCCATGTCCAGGTCAGGCTCGGGAGATATTGTCTTGCCACCTCCGACCAAGCTTCTCATGATGGTCCGCAGCCAGTATGTTACCACTCTGTACAAGGCATTGAGTGGCATGGTCGAAAACGCCGAGCGCTCTTTGAAGAAGACGGAGGACGACTGGTTAATCGATAGCGAGAGATCGCTTGCATTGGCTGCGACGCCGAGCATGGCAGGCAAAGGAGCATTGGACTCAGGGGATAGA AACATTCGCATGCTCATGACCCTGAGTAACCTGTCGTCATTGCGGTCACAAGTAGTGCCAAGTCTCAACTTGCAATTTGAGAATGCCTTCTCTGTCAAGTTGACTGATGAGTCCAAAAAGATCCGTGAAGTTCTTGGACAGATTCACGAACGACTTTTCCAGTCCTACACGAAACAGTCAATCGAAAGGCTTCGCGATGTCATTCAATCAGGCATCTCAGCCCCTGACTGGGCTCCTGGCCAAGGGCAGCGTACCCAGACAGCTAAACCATATGTGTACGAGGCGCTTCTTACTCTCGTACTTGTCCACTCTCAGGTTTCTACTACTGCGCCGGCTCTTACAGTCGAAGTCTTGTCATTCCTCCTCGAACAGACGTCCACCCAGCTCCTAGAAGCCTTCCGACGTCGGCCGCGATATACTCTAGAGGCACTCATGCAAGCAACCCTCGACGTAGAATTCGTTGCCCAGACCCTCAGCCACTACACTTCGGAGCGTGCTTCGGAGCTTCAGAGCCAGATCTATCAAGAGCTTGATGCACGTACGGACAACGAGGCCCGCGCACGTCTCCAAGGTGAACTGTCCGAAATGCGCAACGTTCTCAAACGTCTGAGAGAAGCGAGCAAAAATGAATTTGCTTGCTTCAAGAAGCCAAAAAGGCCAGGCCACGGCCCCAGCAGAAATAATAGCGGACTGTCCGGTATCTCAGCCTAG